In Thiovibrio frasassiensis, one DNA window encodes the following:
- a CDS encoding cation diffusion facilitator family transporter: MKRTMPRDTDTLLKRATYASTATALVLIGVKLAAWFMTGSLSVMASLVDSLMDGAASLINLLAVRYSLKSPDEDHQFGHGKAEALAGLGQACFIAGSAIFLLMHGAERLKHPQPLQAINLGLWVMVFAIGATLILLAFQGYVIKRTNSSAIRADALHYKTDLLTNTATIVALFFAGSGYPLLDPLGALAIACYILYSAWQIGQEAMRILMDRELPEETRQRICDIALAHGTVLGIHDLRTRQSGQTMHIQLHLDLDQELPLSEAHRVAKEVENAILAAFPLADLIIHQDPRNPSRYQRSPQCLNLPETPPG, from the coding sequence ATGAAAAGAACCATGCCCCGCGACACCGACACCCTGCTCAAGCGGGCGACCTACGCCTCCACCGCCACGGCGCTGGTCCTCATCGGGGTCAAGCTGGCAGCCTGGTTCATGACCGGATCCCTAAGCGTCATGGCCTCCCTGGTGGACTCGCTCATGGACGGGGCCGCCTCGCTGATCAATCTGCTGGCGGTGCGCTATTCGCTCAAATCCCCGGACGAGGATCACCAGTTCGGGCACGGCAAGGCGGAGGCCCTGGCCGGACTCGGGCAGGCCTGCTTTATCGCCGGCTCGGCCATCTTTTTGCTCATGCACGGTGCCGAACGGCTCAAACACCCGCAACCCCTGCAAGCAATCAATCTCGGCCTCTGGGTCATGGTTTTCGCCATTGGCGCCACCTTGATCCTTCTGGCCTTCCAGGGCTACGTCATCAAGCGGACCAATTCTTCCGCCATCCGCGCCGATGCCCTGCATTACAAAACCGATCTGCTCACCAACACGGCCACCATCGTCGCCCTCTTCTTTGCCGGCTCCGGCTACCCCCTGCTCGACCCCCTGGGCGCCCTGGCCATTGCCTGTTATATCCTTTACAGCGCCTGGCAGATCGGGCAAGAGGCCATGCGGATTCTCATGGACCGCGAGCTTCCGGAGGAAACCCGCCAGCGCATCTGCGATATCGCCCTGGCCCATGGGACGGTGCTCGGGATCCACGACCTGCGCACCCGACAATCCGGGCAGACCATGCACATCCAGCTCCATCTTGACCTGGACCAGGAACTGCCCCTTTCCGAGGCGCACCGGGTGGCAAAAGAGGTGGAAAACGCCATCCTGGCCGCCTTCCCGCTGGCCGATCTCATCATCCATCAGGACCCGCGCAATCCCTCCCGCTACCAACGCAGCCCGCAATGCCTGAACCTCCCGGAAACACCGCCGGGTTGA
- the rsmG gene encoding 16S rRNA (guanine(527)-N(7))-methyltransferase RsmG: MSDAQSKKILQEGLAAMGIPLDEQAQGRLVAYCGELLRWSAKINLVAKAELREIWESHFLDSLSLLRVLPVPESVQPPLLDIGSGAGFPGLALKAARPELPVILVEPRQKRVSFLRHVIRTLGLNDIEVLCGRLEKNSSVVDGTTLCVPIVTSRAFTNLGEFLLHTEAVNPVGGRVICMKGPRAEEEIATWRSEQPHSPYRLQEIVTLTLPFSGKVRNLVIFSKEGA, translated from the coding sequence ATGAGCGATGCCCAGTCCAAAAAAATCCTCCAGGAAGGGCTCGCCGCCATGGGGATCCCCCTTGACGAACAGGCCCAGGGTCGGCTGGTGGCCTATTGCGGAGAGCTGCTCCGCTGGAGCGCCAAGATCAATCTGGTGGCCAAAGCGGAGCTGCGGGAGATCTGGGAGAGCCACTTTCTCGATTCCCTGAGCCTGCTCCGGGTTCTCCCGGTGCCGGAGAGTGTGCAGCCGCCGCTGCTCGACATCGGCAGCGGTGCAGGCTTTCCCGGGTTGGCCCTCAAAGCCGCCCGCCCCGAGCTGCCGGTCATCCTGGTGGAGCCGCGCCAGAAACGGGTTTCTTTTCTGCGCCACGTGATCCGGACCCTGGGGCTCAACGACATTGAGGTGCTCTGCGGCCGGCTGGAAAAAAATTCATCGGTGGTGGACGGCACAACCTTATGCGTGCCCATCGTCACCAGCCGCGCCTTCACCAACCTCGGGGAATTTCTCCTGCACACCGAGGCGGTCAACCCTGTGGGCGGCCGGGTCATCTGCATGAAGGGCCCGCGGGCCGAAGAGGAGATCGCTACCTGGCGCAGCGAACAACCGCACTCCCCCTATCGGCTGCAGGAGATCGTCACCCTGACCCTGCCCTTTTCCGGCAAGGTCCGCAACCTGGTCATCTTCAGCAAAGAAGGCGCGTAA
- a CDS encoding efflux RND transporter permease subunit, which yields MKFTDIFIRRPVLALVISLLIIIAGLQAMRSLNVRQFPKSENASVTVTTVYVGANADLVRGFITTPLERAIAAADGIDYLQSQSSQGVSAITVRLKLNYDATKALAEISSKVDQVRRDLPPEAEVPVINIESADNQFAAAYLSFTSDVLTQNEITDYLTRVVQPRLSAIQGVQRADIRGGRTFAMRIWLKPDRMAAYNVTPAQVRKALAANNYLAALGQTKGALIQVNLTANTDLRSVEEFKQLVVREENGATIRLADIGEVALGAEDYDSEVRFSGQTATFMGIWPLPNANSLDMIKLVRTEMKAIQKDLPTGLKGRIAYDATAYIDDAIHEVTKTLGDTLLIVMLVIFLFLGSFRSVLIPIVAIPLSLIGGLFLMQLFGFSINLLTLLAIVLSVGLVVDDAIVVVENVERHLREGKSPLDAALLGARELVGPIIAMTITLAAVYMPIGFQGGLTGSLFREFAFTLAGAVTISGIVALTLSPMMSAKLLKPGIEEHGLAGRIARDFARLRTAYGRWLDATLAARPAVYTVWIVITLLTIPMFTMSAKELAPNEDQGVIFGIVDAAANSTLDQTSGYAAAANKIFLDFPETDFTFQLTQPTSGFSGMVTKPWAQRERSVFQLMPEVQQKLQGLPGIRIFPVLRPSLPGGGQFPVEFVLASTAETPQILEFAQQIQRKAMQSGMFAFPPIIDVKIDQPQSEFVIDREKVADLGLSLAQVGADLGAMVGGNFVNRFDIAGRSYKVIPQIARTDRLNPEQLRKIYVTGPNGQMVPLSTVATIQDSTVPRSLNRFQQLNAVKISGVSIRPLDEALRYLEDEAAKILPQGYSLDYTGESRQLRSEGNKFLPAFGLAVVLIFLVLAAQFNSFRDPFVILAGSVPLAMFGALIFTFLKIPDPNVPFWTHGWTTTLNIYSQVGLVTLVGLVAKNGILIVEFANTLQEQGLPKLAAIREASMTRLRPILMTSTATVAGHFPLTLVTGAGAAARNSIGLVLVGGMAVGTIFTLFVVPSIYMLVARDHGQEQLPDPNPGEAEVVQP from the coding sequence CCTCCAATCCCAGAGCTCCCAAGGCGTCTCCGCCATCACTGTCCGCTTAAAACTCAACTACGATGCGACCAAGGCCCTGGCCGAGATCAGCTCCAAGGTGGATCAGGTCCGCCGCGACCTGCCGCCGGAGGCGGAGGTGCCGGTGATCAACATCGAATCGGCGGACAACCAGTTTGCCGCGGCCTATCTCAGTTTCACCTCCGATGTGCTTACCCAGAACGAAATCACCGATTACCTGACCCGGGTGGTGCAGCCCCGTCTTTCCGCCATCCAAGGGGTGCAGCGCGCCGACATCCGCGGCGGCCGCACCTTTGCCATGCGCATCTGGCTCAAGCCCGACCGCATGGCCGCCTACAACGTCACCCCGGCCCAGGTCCGCAAAGCCTTGGCGGCCAACAACTATCTTGCCGCCCTGGGGCAAACCAAGGGAGCGCTCATCCAGGTCAACCTGACCGCCAATACCGACCTGCGTTCGGTGGAAGAATTCAAGCAATTGGTGGTCCGGGAAGAGAACGGCGCCACCATCCGCTTGGCCGATATCGGCGAGGTGGCCCTGGGGGCCGAGGATTATGACAGCGAGGTGCGTTTTTCCGGCCAGACCGCCACCTTCATGGGGATCTGGCCCCTGCCCAACGCCAACTCCCTGGACATGATCAAGCTGGTGCGCACGGAAATGAAGGCCATCCAAAAGGATCTGCCCACCGGCCTCAAGGGGCGGATCGCCTATGACGCCACGGCCTACATCGACGATGCCATCCACGAGGTCACCAAAACCCTGGGCGACACCCTGCTCATCGTCATGCTGGTCATCTTTCTCTTCCTCGGTTCCTTCCGCTCGGTGCTGATCCCGATTGTGGCCATCCCGCTCTCCCTCATCGGCGGCCTGTTTCTGATGCAGCTTTTCGGCTTTTCCATCAATCTGCTCACCCTGCTGGCCATCGTGCTTTCCGTGGGGCTGGTGGTGGACGATGCCATCGTGGTGGTGGAAAACGTCGAACGCCACCTCCGGGAAGGCAAATCGCCCCTGGACGCCGCCCTGCTTGGCGCCCGCGAGCTGGTGGGGCCGATCATCGCCATGACCATCACCCTGGCGGCGGTCTATATGCCCATCGGGTTCCAGGGCGGACTCACCGGTTCGCTCTTCCGGGAATTCGCCTTCACCCTGGCCGGGGCGGTGACCATCTCCGGGATCGTGGCCCTGACCCTGTCGCCGATGATGTCGGCCAAGCTGCTCAAACCCGGCATTGAAGAACATGGGCTGGCGGGCAGGATCGCCCGCGATTTTGCTCGGCTGCGCACCGCCTACGGCCGCTGGCTCGATGCCACCCTTGCCGCCAGACCCGCGGTCTACACGGTCTGGATCGTCATCACCCTGCTCACCATCCCCATGTTCACCATGTCGGCCAAGGAGCTCGCCCCCAACGAGGATCAGGGGGTCATCTTCGGCATCGTCGATGCGGCGGCCAACTCCACCCTGGACCAGACCAGCGGCTATGCCGCCGCCGCCAACAAGATCTTTCTCGATTTCCCGGAAACGGACTTCACCTTTCAGCTCACCCAGCCCACTTCGGGCTTTAGCGGCATGGTCACCAAGCCTTGGGCCCAGCGCGAGCGTTCGGTGTTTCAGCTCATGCCCGAGGTGCAACAAAAATTACAGGGTCTGCCGGGCATCCGGATCTTCCCGGTATTGCGCCCCTCGCTCCCGGGCGGCGGCCAGTTTCCGGTGGAATTCGTCCTCGCCTCCACCGCGGAAACCCCGCAGATCCTGGAATTCGCCCAGCAGATCCAGCGAAAGGCCATGCAGAGCGGCATGTTTGCCTTTCCGCCGATCATCGACGTGAAAATCGACCAACCTCAGTCGGAGTTCGTCATCGACCGCGAAAAAGTGGCGGATCTGGGCCTCAGCCTGGCACAGGTGGGCGCTGACCTGGGGGCCATGGTGGGCGGCAATTTTGTCAACCGCTTCGACATCGCCGGCCGCAGTTATAAGGTCATTCCCCAGATCGCCCGGACCGATCGCCTCAATCCCGAACAACTGCGGAAGATCTACGTCACCGGACCAAACGGCCAGATGGTGCCGCTTTCCACCGTGGCCACCATTCAGGATTCCACGGTGCCCCGTTCCCTGAACCGCTTCCAACAGCTGAACGCGGTCAAGATCAGCGGCGTTTCCATCCGCCCTCTGGACGAGGCGTTGCGCTACCTGGAAGACGAGGCGGCGAAAATCCTGCCGCAAGGATATTCGCTTGATTACACCGGGGAATCGCGGCAGCTGCGCAGCGAGGGCAACAAGTTCCTCCCCGCCTTCGGTCTGGCCGTGGTCCTGATCTTTCTGGTTCTGGCCGCGCAGTTCAACAGCTTCCGCGACCCCTTTGTCATCCTGGCCGGTTCGGTGCCCCTGGCCATGTTCGGCGCCCTGATCTTCACCTTCCTGAAGATCCCCGACCCCAATGTGCCCTTCTGGACCCACGGCTGGACCACCACCCTGAACATCTATTCCCAGGTCGGGCTGGTGACCCTCGTCGGCCTGGTGGCGAAAAACGGCATCCTGATCGTCGAGTTCGCCAACACCCTGCAGGAACAGGGGCTGCCCAAGCTGGCCGCCATCCGGGAAGCCTCCATGACCCGGTTGCGCCCCATCCTCATGACCAGCACCGCCACGGTGGCCGGGCATTTTCCCCTGACCCTGGTCACCGGCGCCGGAGCGGCAGCGCGAAACTCCATCGGCCTCGTGCTGGTGGGGGGCATGGCGGTTGGCACCATCTTCACCCTCTTCGTGGTGCCTTCGATCTACATGCTGGTGGCCCGCGATCATGGCCAAGAGCAATTGCCGGATCCCAATCCCGGCGAAGCGGAAGTTGTTCAGCCATGA
- a CDS encoding cobyric acid synthase, protein MPKTPAIMFQGTCSNAGKSVLTAALCRILLQDGMRVAPFKAQNMSLNSFVTRDGGEMGRAQVVQAQAALLDPDVRMNPILLKPSSDTGSQVILLGKPVGNMTVNDYLAYKPQAFLAVQAAYDSLASEYEVMVLEGAGSPAEVNLKAHDIVNMPMARYAEAKVLLVGDIDRGGVFASFVGTMEILDQWERELIAGYIVNRFRGQKSLLDDALEYMEKRTGKPVLGVVDYLKNLGLPEEDSVNFKAGLFSPHRPAGEHVTLALIDLPHISNFTDFEPFLAEPDLFVKIARTPADLAEVDGVILPGSKNVIGDLKWLFGSGLAEALKKYSNKGREIVGICGGFQMLGTSIEDPHHIESAGETLAGLGLLDLATVLEKDKTLVRQSGTHLASSLAVHGYEIHHGQSRANRTCDTLTFRNGESGGVGNPSQTIWGTYLHGIFDADPFRRWFIDRLRERRGLPPLKKVQAAYDLEPAFDRLAEAVRSQIDMNAIYRLLGK, encoded by the coding sequence ATGCCCAAGACCCCGGCCATCATGTTCCAAGGCACCTGCTCCAACGCGGGCAAATCCGTGCTCACCGCCGCCCTCTGCCGCATCCTCTTGCAGGATGGGATGCGGGTCGCCCCGTTCAAGGCGCAGAACATGTCGCTCAACTCCTTTGTCACCCGGGACGGCGGCGAGATGGGGCGGGCCCAGGTGGTGCAGGCCCAGGCCGCCCTCCTCGATCCGGATGTGCGCATGAACCCAATTCTGCTCAAGCCTTCCAGCGATACGGGCAGCCAGGTCATTCTCCTGGGCAAGCCAGTGGGCAATATGACGGTGAACGATTATCTAGCCTACAAGCCCCAGGCCTTTCTCGCGGTACAGGCGGCCTACGATTCCCTGGCCTCCGAATACGAGGTCATGGTCCTGGAAGGGGCGGGGAGTCCGGCCGAAGTGAACCTCAAGGCCCACGACATCGTCAACATGCCCATGGCCCGCTATGCCGAGGCCAAGGTCCTGCTGGTGGGCGACATCGACCGGGGCGGGGTGTTCGCCTCCTTTGTCGGTACCATGGAGATTCTGGACCAGTGGGAGCGGGAGTTGATCGCCGGCTACATCGTGAACCGCTTCCGCGGCCAAAAATCGCTACTCGACGATGCCCTTGAGTACATGGAAAAAAGAACCGGCAAGCCGGTGCTGGGGGTGGTGGATTATCTGAAAAACCTCGGCCTGCCCGAAGAGGATTCGGTGAACTTCAAGGCCGGTCTCTTCAGCCCGCACCGCCCCGCGGGCGAGCATGTCACCCTGGCGCTCATCGACCTGCCGCATATCTCCAACTTCACCGATTTCGAGCCCTTTCTGGCCGAGCCGGACCTCTTTGTCAAGATAGCCAGAACCCCGGCCGATCTCGCGGAGGTGGACGGGGTGATCCTGCCGGGCAGCAAGAATGTGATCGGTGACCTCAAGTGGCTGTTCGGCTCCGGTCTGGCCGAGGCCCTCAAAAAATACAGCAACAAGGGGCGGGAGATCGTCGGCATCTGCGGCGGCTTCCAGATGCTGGGGACAAGCATTGAAGACCCCCATCATATCGAATCCGCCGGCGAAACCCTGGCCGGCCTCGGCTTGCTTGACCTTGCCACCGTCCTGGAAAAAGACAAGACCCTGGTTCGGCAGAGCGGCACCCATCTCGCCTCGTCCCTTGCAGTGCACGGCTACGAGATCCACCACGGCCAGAGCCGGGCCAACCGGACCTGCGACACCCTCACCTTCCGCAACGGGGAAAGCGGCGGGGTCGGCAACCCAAGCCAAACCATCTGGGGCACTTACCTGCACGGCATCTTTGACGCGGACCCCTTCCGGCGCTGGTTCATCGACCGGCTGCGGGAACGGCGCGGGCTTCCCCCGCTGAAAAAGGTGCAGGCCGCCTACGACCTGGAACCGGCCTTCGACCGGCTGGCCGAGGCGGTGCGCAGCCAGATCGACATGAACGCCATCTACCGGCTGCTCGGCAAATGA
- a CDS encoding glycoside hydrolase family 17 protein produces the protein MNTILRTALAYGLALAAIFGFWYGIGQPRPIPEAGVADGHILQSVSYAPFERDQSPFDFSKGMTIADARIDADLALLSQRFSCIRTYSVAGLESLPKYAEKYGMQVLLGAWIGADPKLNQQELAKVVALAKQYPKSVRAVVVGNEALLRREITGPQLAEYIRQVKAELPGVPVTYADVWEFWLKHPEVAPACDFVTIHILPYWEDDPLAISGAIPHIKKIREEIGQKIPGKEILIGETGWPSQGRMREGALPSLENQARFIRGFIALAEQEHWQYNLIEAFDQPWKRIKEGAVGGYWGLYSPERTDKHILSGPVSSFPNWRILFTQSAIIALLTLFVARGHGSMGASRWLLFSTAMAGGAILIVLQGHQFSIISTNTYEYLWGFVVLSLSGSLYLLTLKAIASGTPPTHLSLDGSLDFLRSKSRLSPEAVHGILRLGVIACALIAVLGLVLDARYRNFNNFGFAIPALAYAWFSRRQGRANGLSWLEKLSGLLLAAGAVAILLNETPLNWQADIWTLLCLLLAYPLWRENRFISLRPLLPVGLLVLGSFAAFTALRHGVFIAERLVGVCADSPDKTICLVRAMIGKLMYNQVFAWTSLALAGLAVWRNSGWLCALTLVASLAGLAFYNVNLSAVAFVLAGITLVHLKNREAVVG, from the coding sequence TTGAATACAATCCTGCGCACGGCTCTTGCCTATGGCCTGGCCCTGGCCGCGATCTTCGGCTTCTGGTATGGAATCGGCCAACCCCGCCCGATCCCGGAAGCGGGAGTGGCTGATGGCCATATCTTGCAAAGCGTCTCCTATGCGCCCTTTGAAAGGGACCAGTCCCCCTTTGATTTCAGCAAGGGCATGACCATTGCCGATGCCCGGATCGACGCGGACCTGGCCCTCCTCTCCCAACGCTTTTCCTGCATCCGCACCTATTCGGTGGCCGGGCTTGAATCCCTGCCCAAGTATGCCGAGAAATACGGGATGCAGGTCCTGCTCGGTGCCTGGATCGGCGCGGATCCCAAGCTCAACCAGCAGGAGCTGGCCAAGGTGGTCGCCCTGGCCAAACAGTACCCGAAAAGCGTCCGCGCCGTGGTGGTGGGCAACGAAGCGCTGCTCCGAAGGGAGATCACCGGCCCGCAGCTCGCCGAATACATCCGTCAGGTCAAAGCCGAACTGCCCGGGGTGCCGGTCACCTATGCCGATGTCTGGGAGTTCTGGCTCAAGCACCCGGAGGTGGCCCCGGCCTGCGACTTCGTCACCATCCACATCCTGCCCTATTGGGAGGATGATCCTCTCGCGATCAGCGGGGCCATACCGCATATCAAAAAGATCCGCGAAGAGATCGGGCAAAAGATCCCGGGCAAGGAGATCCTGATCGGCGAAACCGGCTGGCCCTCCCAGGGACGCATGCGGGAAGGCGCCTTGCCCAGTCTGGAGAATCAGGCCCGCTTCATCCGCGGTTTCATCGCCCTGGCCGAACAGGAGCATTGGCAGTACAACCTGATCGAAGCCTTTGACCAGCCATGGAAACGAATCAAAGAAGGCGCGGTGGGCGGCTACTGGGGATTGTACAGCCCGGAGCGGACCGACAAGCATATCCTTTCCGGTCCGGTTTCAAGTTTTCCCAACTGGCGCATACTCTTTACCCAATCCGCGATCATTGCCCTGTTGACCCTGTTCGTTGCCCGGGGTCATGGCTCCATGGGGGCGAGCCGCTGGCTGCTGTTTTCCACGGCCATGGCTGGCGGGGCCATCCTCATCGTATTGCAGGGGCATCAATTTTCCATCATCTCCACCAACACTTATGAATACCTCTGGGGGTTTGTCGTCCTTTCACTGAGTGGCAGCCTCTATCTCCTGACCTTAAAGGCCATCGCTTCCGGTACCCCCCCCACCCATTTGAGCCTTGATGGTTCCCTGGATTTCCTGCGCTCCAAATCCCGCCTCAGCCCGGAAGCCGTGCACGGTATCCTGCGCTTAGGAGTTATCGCCTGCGCCCTGATCGCGGTCCTCGGCCTGGTCCTTGACGCCCGGTACCGGAATTTCAACAACTTCGGCTTTGCCATCCCCGCCCTGGCCTATGCTTGGTTTTCCCGCCGCCAGGGCAGGGCAAACGGCCTGTCCTGGCTCGAAAAACTCAGCGGCCTCTTGTTGGCCGCAGGGGCAGTGGCGATCTTGCTCAATGAAACCCCACTGAACTGGCAGGCGGACATATGGACGCTTCTTTGCCTGCTGCTGGCCTACCCTCTCTGGCGAGAGAATCGATTTATCTCGCTGCGCCCCTTGCTGCCCGTCGGGCTCCTGGTGCTTGGCAGTTTTGCTGCCTTTACCGCCCTGCGCCACGGGGTTTTTATTGCGGAACGGCTGGTGGGGGTCTGCGCGGATTCGCCGGACAAGACCATCTGCCTGGTCCGCGCCATGATCGGCAAGTTGATGTACAATCAGGTCTTTGCCTGGACCAGCCTGGCCCTGGCCGGACTTGCGGTCTGGCGCAACTCGGGGTGGCTCTGCGCCCTGACCCTGGTTGCCTCCCTGGCCGGACTTGCCTTTTACAATGTCAATCTATCGGCCGTGGCCTTTGTTTTGGCCGGCATCACCCTGGTGCATCTAAAAAACAGGGAGGCCGTTGTCGGATGA
- a CDS encoding CAP domain-containing protein: protein MQQQPTIRFRRDLLLAGSLLLLSLLSAQPSPAQDKPVDAMCMLEEHNILRAAVGTPELRWSDALAGQAAAWAKELQKTGCGMKHSQSGLGENIYWASAWKSGTRSPGKSSWQWRLSPQPITEKNVVASWGVEQSWYSQASNTCAAPSGKSCGHYTQMVWRTTREVGCAKAICEDSSQVWVCNYAPAGNIIGRRPY, encoded by the coding sequence ATGCAACAGCAACCGACGATAAGGTTCCGCAGAGATCTCCTGCTTGCCGGTTCACTGCTCCTCCTCTCTCTTCTTTCCGCTCAGCCCAGCCCGGCACAGGACAAGCCGGTTGATGCGATGTGCATGCTGGAAGAACACAATATCCTCCGCGCCGCAGTGGGCACTCCGGAGTTGCGCTGGTCCGATGCCCTTGCCGGACAAGCGGCCGCCTGGGCCAAGGAGCTCCAAAAAACAGGCTGCGGGATGAAACACAGCCAGTCCGGTCTCGGAGAAAATATCTACTGGGCCAGCGCCTGGAAATCCGGCACCAGAAGCCCGGGCAAGAGCAGCTGGCAGTGGCGCCTCTCCCCGCAGCCCATCACGGAAAAAAATGTCGTTGCCAGCTGGGGTGTTGAGCAATCGTGGTACTCCCAAGCCAGCAACACCTGCGCTGCCCCTTCCGGAAAAAGCTGCGGCCATTACACCCAGATGGTCTGGCGAACCACCCGGGAGGTCGGCTGCGCCAAAGCCATCTGCGAGGACAGCTCCCAGGTCTGGGTGTGCAACTACGCGCCGGCCGGAAATATCATCGGCCGCCGTCCCTATTAG
- a CDS encoding mechanosensitive ion channel family protein, translated as MDQQLEALHTIVTRGTAFLVDYSFQVVGAIIILIGGFLLGSWVSTAVSKLCEKREIDVTLGHFLSSLAKIVVIGFAVIIALSKFGITIAPFIAAIGAAAFGATYALQGPLSNYGAGLAIILGRTFLVGDTITVAGVFGVVETITLAHTTLRTEDGVRITVPNKHIVGEILHNSGEHRIVESSVGISYSADPARAIAVISQALAGFPQLQNGPAPQIGIEDFQDSSVAIGYRYWAPTQRYIETMHAVNLAVYQALGQAGITIPFPQRVVTIMKDQNLS; from the coding sequence ATGGACCAGCAGCTTGAAGCACTGCACACCATCGTCACCAGGGGCACCGCCTTTCTGGTGGACTACAGCTTTCAGGTGGTCGGGGCGATCATCATCCTCATCGGCGGCTTCCTGCTCGGCAGTTGGGTCTCCACCGCCGTAAGCAAACTCTGCGAAAAACGGGAGATCGACGTCACCCTGGGCCATTTCCTCTCTTCCCTGGCCAAGATCGTGGTCATCGGTTTTGCGGTGATCATTGCCCTCAGCAAGTTTGGCATCACCATCGCCCCATTTATCGCGGCCATCGGCGCCGCGGCCTTCGGAGCCACCTATGCCCTCCAGGGTCCGCTCTCCAACTACGGGGCCGGACTGGCCATCATTTTGGGCCGCACCTTTCTCGTCGGCGACACCATCACGGTGGCCGGGGTCTTTGGGGTGGTGGAGACGATCACCCTGGCCCACACCACCCTGCGCACCGAGGACGGGGTCAGGATCACCGTGCCCAACAAGCACATTGTCGGGGAGATCCTGCATAATTCCGGGGAGCACCGCATTGTGGAAAGCTCGGTGGGCATCAGCTACAGTGCCGATCCCGCCCGCGCCATCGCGGTCATCAGCCAGGCCCTCGCCGGGTTTCCCCAGCTGCAGAACGGGCCTGCGCCGCAGATCGGCATCGAAGATTTTCAGGATTCCTCGGTGGCCATCGGCTACCGCTACTGGGCGCCCACCCAGCGCTACATCGAAACCATGCACGCGGTAAATCTCGCGGTGTATCAGGCACTTGGCCAAGCCGGCATCACCATTCCCTTCCCGCAACGGGTGGTCACCATTATGAAGGATCAGAACCTTTCATGA